CGACCACGCCCAGCGCGAGAAGGACGACGTCCTCGTCTTCGAGACCAGCCCGAAGGTCGAGTCCGGTCCGGCCAGTCTGCGCCTTCTGTCCGACCCGAAGACGCCCATCAAGCCCGGCACGTACGGCCAGGTCTCCCTGATCCACCAGCTCAAGGGCACGGCGACGTTCGACTCCGACCTGGAGACGACGCTGGAGGTCGAGCAGGGCCCCGACGACACGCGGTCCGTCCCCCAGCTCGTGGTCGAGGAGCTCGCGGCCGACGGCAGCTACGTCAGGGCCACCCGGATCGACGGCCAGAACAAGTGGCAGCTGTCGGACATCGGCAAGAACTTCATCGTGCACCGCACCACCCTTCGCGTGAGCGTGGTCGACTTCAAGGGCATCCAGAAGCCGCTCAAGCTGAAGCTGCACGCGTCGAGCTCGCTGACCGAGGGCAACAGGACGCCGTTCCTGGGCGCGGACGGCGCGATCACCATCGCCCCCGAGCGCGGCACCACGACGCCGGGCGGAACGCCGTCGGCGACCCCGTCCGCCACGCCGTCGCCCACGGCATCGGCGTCCGCGTCCCCGACTCCGTCCGCCTCGGCCACGGCCACGGCCACGGCGACAACCGGCGCGAACACCCCCGTCACCACCACCGGTGCGCTCGCCTCCACGGGCTCCTCCGACACCACCCGGTACGCGGCCCTGGCCGCCGCCCTGATCGGCGCCGGCGGCGTGCTCACCGCGCTGCGTCTGCGCCGCCGCTGAGGCAGTGCTGCCACACGGCCCAGTCACGGCCCTTCTCGCCCTGCCCGGCGCGTGGCGGGCGATGCGCCCCGCGCCGGCCAGGACCGATCGGCTCGGTGACCGCTGCCGTTCCCTCACGCATCCGGCGCTCGCCGCGCTGGACCCGCGGCGAACCGAGCTCATGGACCGCAGTTTCGCCGACCGGGAGGCCCGGCAGGAACGAGGACGCAACCTGGTTCGTCTCCTGGCCGGCCTCCTTCGGAAGATCCGGACGACACGCCCTGGCCGCGGCTGACATCCACAGGTTGCGAGGATGTCGATGGCGCCGCCCGATGGACCTGACCCGCCGGGCTTGGCTCCTTCGGCGGTGGCGGATCGAAATCCTTCGCAACCGGTTGAGACTCACCTCGCCCGGCCCGATCGTCGCGGTCCGATAACAGCCACAGCCCCCGTAACTCCTGTCCCGTAGAGTGCACGCGATGCGTCTCCTTGAACACGCTTTTCAATAGGCAGGTCACGGAGGTGCGCTCATGGGGGAGGGACCGCAGCAATGCGCAGTGGAGCGAAAGTCGCCGTCGTCGGCGGCGTGTTTCTGGTGGTCGCCGGTGGCGTGGGCTACGGCGGCTACAACCTGTACAGCGGGCTGACCGGCGGTGGCGGCGGTGGCGGGGCCGACACCAAGTCGGCATCGGCGCCCAAGAAGACCGGGCCGCCCAGTACGGACGAGATCAGCGAGACCGCCAAGGACTTCCTGGCGGCGTGGGCCGGGGGCAAGGCTCCGGAAGCAGCTCAGCTGACCAACAACGCCGCCGAAGCCGAGCCGCTCATCGCCGGCTACCGCGATCAGGCCCGTGTCTCCGCCGCCGTGATCACTCCGGGTACGGCAGTCGGCGCGACGGTGCCGTTCACCGTCAAGGCGACGGTGACGTACGAAGGGCAGAGCAAGCCCTGGTCGTACGCCTCCGCGCTGACCGTGGTGCGGGGGCAGACCACCGGCAGGCCGCTCGTCGACTGGGCGCCGACGGTGGTTCACCCGAAGCTGACGAAGGGCACCAGCCTCAAGACGGGCGAGGCCTCGGAACCGCCGATCAAGGCCGTCGACCGCGGTGGCCGGGAGCTGACGAAGGAGAAGTACCCGTCGCTCGGACCCGTCCTGGACAGCCTGCGCAAGAAGTACGGCGAGGACGCGGGCGGCACCGCGGGCGTGGAGCTGGTCATCTCGTCCGCGAACGCCTCCACGCCCGACCAGACCCTGCTGACCCTGACCAAGGGCAAGGAGGGCAAGCTGACCACCACCTTGGACGCGGATGTGCAGGCGGCCGCCGAGCGGGCGGTGAAGAAGTACTCGCAGGCTTCGGTCGTCGCGGTGAAGCCGAGTACGGGTGAGATCCGGGCGATCGCCAACAACCCGGCGAGCGGCTTCAACGCGGCGGTGCAGGGCGCGCAGGCTCCTGGCTCCACGATGAAGATCGTGTCCGCGACGATGTTGATGGACAACGGGATCGTCCAGGGCCCGGGCGCCAAGGTCGAGTGCCCGCCGACCGTTTCGTGGGAGGGAGTGACGTTCGAGAATCTCAAGAAGTTCGAGATCAAGAACGGCACTCTCAAGGACAGCTTCCGCCGCTCCTGCAACACCGCCTTCATCAAGGCCGTCAAGCCGCTCACCGAGAAGAACATCGCCGGTACGGCGCTGGGCAGCACCGCCCGTAAGTACTTCGGCATCGGCCTCGACTGGCAGACGGGCATCGTCACCGTCGACGGCAATGTGCCCGAGTCGGCGGGCGCGGAGACCGCGGCCTCGTACATCGGACAGGGCAAGGTCACGATGAACGCGCTCAACATGGCGTCCATCACCGCCACCGCGAAGAGCGGCGTCTTCCACCAGCCGGTGATCGTCCCGCAGTCCCTCGACCACCGTGAACTGGCCACCGCGCAGCCGCTGCCCGGCTCCATCGCGAGGGCGCTGCGCGAGATGATGAGCGCCACCGCGCAGTACGGCACGGGCCAGGCCGCGATGGCCGGGGTCCGCGGCGAGAAGGGCGCCAAGACCGGCTCGGCGGAGGTCGACGGACAGGGCAAGTCCAACAGCTGGTTCACCGGATACGCCGACGATCTGGCGGCGGCCGCGGTCGTGCAGTCCGGCGGGCACGGCGGCGACGCGGCAGGCCCGGTGGTCGCCTCGGTGCTGCAGGCCCGCTGACCCGCCGGCCGACAAGGCAGGCCCACTGACCCGCCGGTCGGCGAGGAAACAGGCCCGCCGACCCGCCGGCCGACCGGAAAAGCAGCTCGCATGGCCCGTACAACTACCGCTAGCGTGCGGGCCATGAGCAGTCACCACACCGACGCGCGCCCCCGTTTCGCCGAGGCTCTGCGCGAGCTCGCCGATCTCGTCCGGGAGACCACCGGCTACGCGATCGGCGGCGTACCGCCCTTCGGCCATGCCACCAGGACGCCAGTGCCGGCCAGCCGCGGACTGCTCGACCACGCCGTGGTGCGGGCGGCGGCGGGGACCCAGCACACGGTCTTCCCGCTCGACCCCAAGACGCTGATCGCGCACGCGGGCGGCACGCTGGTGGATGTACGCGAGCGCACGGCGTGACGGTTCTCGTCGCCACGGCGGTCCTGATAGCCGCGGTCACACACGCCGGCTGGAACGCAATCGCCCATACCATCACCGATCAGTTGGTCGCCTTCACACTGATCGCCGGCGGCGGCACGGTGATCGGGGCCGTGCTGGCCTGTTTCTCGCCGCTGCCCGAGGCCGGCGCCTGGCCGTACCTGATCGCCTCCGCGCTGCTCCACATCGGCTACCAGACGCTGCTGATGCGGTCGTTCAGCCTGGGCGACTTCGGCCAGATGTATCCGATCGCCCGGGGTACCGCGCCACTGGTGGTGACCGTGCTCGCTGCGCTGTTCATCGGCGAGAGCCTGAACGGCTGGCAGCTGGCCGGGGTGGTGCTTGCCTCGGCGGGACTCGTCGGCGTGGCTCTGTGGGGCATCCGGGGCTCGGGTACCCGCCCGCACTGGCCCGCGTTGCTCGCCGCGCTGGCGACCGGTCTTTCGATCGCCGCCTACACGGTCGTGGACGGTGTGGGCGTACGTGCGTCGGGCACGCCGCTCGGCTATATCGCCTGGCTGATGATCCTGGAGGGGTCGCTGATCCCGGCGTACACGCTCTATGTCCACCGGGGCGGTCTGCTCGCCAAGCTGCGCCCGTACGCGGCGCGCGGACTGCTCGGCGCGGTGCTGTCCATCGCCGCCTACTCGTTGGTGCTGTGGGCGCAGACCCGAGCGCCGCTCGCTCCGATAGCGGCGCTGCGCGAGTCGTCAGTCATACCTGGCTCGTACCGTATTTGTCATGAGCCGATCTAAGAGCAAGGTGAGCGTCACTCCCGGCGATGACGCGGCGATCTACTGCCGGATCTCGCACGTGAAGGACGACGATCAGACCGGTGTAGACCGACAGGAGCGCATCTGTCGGGAGGTCGCCGAGCGCCTGCAATTACGCATCGCGCCGGAACACGTCTACGTGGACAACAACCGTTCAGCCTGGCAGCGCAACCGCAAGCGTCCGGGTTGGGACGAGATGCTCAAAATGATGAGCGAGGGTGCCATCCGGCACGTGATCGTTTATCACCCGGACCGGCTGATGCGGCAGCCGAAGGACCTTGAAGAGCTCTTGTCCATAGCCGAGGACAAACGCGTCCTGTTGCACGGCGAGGCCAACCGTCGTGACTTGTCCGACCCGGACGACCGTTTCATCCTGCGCATCGAAGTCGCACATGCCTGCCGTTCATCCGATGACACATCGCGTCGGCTCAAGGACGCGTTCAAGGAAATGGCCGAGGCGGGCACTCCGCACATCGGGAATCGCCCGTACGGATACACCAGGAGCGGGCACGCGATCATCGAGGAGGAAGCCGAGATCGTGCGGGAGGTCTACCGCCGTTACCTGGACGGGGAGTCACCCAGTGCGATCGCTCAGGACCTCCACGCCCGCAAGGTCCCGACGTCCAAAGGGAAGCGCTGGCAGCCGGAGAACGTGCGACACCTGCTGTCCTCCAACTACGTCGCCAGCATTCGTGTTCATCAGGGCGAGGAGATCGGGCCGGGCACTTGGCCCGCCATCATCGATCGGGGACAGTGGGACGAAGTACAGCAGTACCGGAAGCACCGCGCCGCGCGCATCGACAAGGAACGTAAACGGCCCGATCGTTACTACCTGCTCCGTGGAGTGGCCACCTGCACTTGCGGGATGCGCATGGCCGGCACGAACGGCGGCAGGTACGCGTACTACCGGTGCACCCGAGCGGCGCTGAACGGCGAGCAGAGGTGTGGTCGTTCCGTATCAGCCGGGCCGCTGGAGAGGTTCATGCGAGATGTCGCGGTCAAGGGGCTAACGGAGATCGATGTATCCGGCCGCCCGCTCGTCAGCACGGTGCGCCCGGAAGCCGACGTGGAGGCCGAAGAGAAGGACGAGAAGAAGCTCAAAGAGTTGAATCAGCTCTGGCTTGACGATGATCTCTCTACGAGCGAGTACCAGTCGATGCGTGGCGTCATCGTCAAGAGGATGAAGGAACGCCAGCGCAGGACCGTTCAGCGGCCGGTGGCTGTGCTCGAAGGCATCGCGGGCCCGGATGCCGAGGCCAACTGGACGGAGCTGGAGAGGCGGGAGAACTACGCCCGCATGAACGCGATTTACCGGTTCCTCTTCTCCGCCGTCATCGTGCACCCTCCCAAGACGCGAGGCCGAGGGTTCGATACAGACCGCGTCGAGGTCAAGCCGAACCCACTCCCCTAACGATCAACCGAACCGGGGCCGAGGAGCCGCGCCAGACGGGCAGCGCTCTTCGGCCCTATGCGTTTAGGGATCTTCGCCGCTTCTCGTTCAACAGCACGTCTCCACTTCTCGGGGTTCTGTCGCGCCATCAGTCCACCGCCCATCGGCTGATCTCTTCGTGGGCGATCTCCCGGTTACGGCTGAGGTCTTCGGCGACTCCTGCCGCGATGAGTGCCGCTCCGGGAGTGTGACCGGAGGCGATGTAACGCCAGTTCGCGTCAGTGACCGCCTCGGGCTCGTCGGGCAGATCGGCCCCGGCGGCGGTGCGTTCGTGTTCGGCGCGTTCGGCGCGCAGGGTGGTGTAGGTGGTGGAATAGGCGCGGGATTTGGTGAGGATGTGGCCGCGGTAGCCGAGGGTGTGTGCCCACTCCCGGAGCCGTAGGGGTGCGAATTCGGGCAGGCCGCCGAGTCGCCAGCAGGCGCGCATGAGAGATCGCAGGTGTGGGGAGACCACGGCGGTCTCGATGTCGTCGGCGGAGGTCAGCCGGTAGTCGGTGCCGGCGGCAGTGTCGGCCGCGCCCTTGGTGACGTACTTGGCCACGTACGCGGCGACCGCGTCGTCTGAGAGTCCGTCGGCGTCGTCGAAGGCACGCAGTGGCCTGGCGTCGAGTTGGGTGCCCCACCGCAGGATGTGTTGTCCGGTGGCCGGGCTGTAGGGGCTGTGGACCGTGACGGCGCGTGCAGCAGAGCAGACGGCAGTGGTGAGCGTGTCGGCGGTTGCCCAGGGCGGGGGCGGGTCGTGGGGACCGGCCGGGCCGTCGAGGCGCACGACGGCGTGGACGTGGATGGCTGCGCGCTTCTGGTACTCGGCGACTTTGGCGAAGGAGAGCCGGGCGTGGTCGGGGAAGCGGGTCTGTGCGATCCCGGCGGCTGAGGCGAGGGTGCGGCGGACGGTACGGGTGAAGCGGGCCCAGAGCTCCCCGGTGTGGGCGTGCCACAGGACGTGGCCCGGGTAGTCGTAGCAGTCGGGGCACAGCGGCTGGCCGACGAGGGGGTCAGTGTCGGTGTGCCGGGCGGAGCAGCCGACAGGCTGCCCGTGTTCGCACTGCCCGGCGCGGCGGGGGCGGCAGCGCTCTGTGCCGGTGGTGATGTGGTGTACCGGGCCGAATCCGGGGGCGGTGAGGGTGACGAAGAGCCGGGGATGTTCCCGTACGTGGGCGGGGACGGTCTTGCCGCCGACGAGTCCGGCGCGCACCAGGTGGAAGGTGTCTCCGGCGTGGAGGCGGGAGCAGGGCGGGCAGACGGTGGCGCGTCGGTTGCGGCAGCGGACGAGGAGCCGTTCGCCCGGTTCGGTGGTGGTGTCGTAGTGGTGCAGGATTTCGCCGCTGTGGGTGTCGCGGACGGTGGTGGCGCCGGTGAGGTGGATGGGGTGGGCGCAGCCGCCGGTGGCGGTGATTTGTTCCAGCCAGCGGGCGAACTGCGGGTCTTGGGCGAGGCGGATGGTGTCTTGGTCGACTTCGGGGAGCTGACGCAGACGCGCCGCGCGGTCGAGCACGGCGCGTCTGTCAGCCGAGGTGATGTCGGCGGTGATGGTGGGGACCTTCCCGGTTGGGCCGCCGCAGCGGCACGGACGGTGGATGGGTGGGCTGTGTCCATGGCGATCACTCCTCGTTGGATGGCCAGTTGGCCGGTTGGGTCAGCGGATGGTTCCGGTCCCGCGGCAGCAGCGGCAGCGCCGCCGGTGTCCGGTGCGGGTCTTGCGGTAGCGCTCGCCCTTGCAGACGGGGCAGCGCACGCGGCGCATCGGCATACGGCTCCCTGTCAGGTGTGGGTGAACCCGGAGAAGAGCCAGGTCACGAGGCCATCCACGGTGAAGATGACGGGGGTCTGGCCGAGGTAGAGGCCGAACAGGCCGATCATCACGGCTTCCCACGTCTTCACATCGCGGGAGCGCACCAGGAGGACGGTGATGATCCCGAAGACCAGGGCGAAGGGAATCGAGGCTTCCTCACTCATGGATCTCACTCCCTACCGAGGCCTTCAGGGCCTGGTCCAGGCCGGGCAGTTCGGGCGTCATGCCTGCGTAGGCGGTGGCGGTCTTACGCGCCTCTTCGGTGGTGGTGAGGTGGGACCGGGCCCGGTCCCAGCCGCCTTCCGTCCCGGTGCACACGGCCACGCCCTTCTCTTGCGAGGTGATGGACTGGGCGACGGCAACGGCGTCCTTGTTGAGATCGCCCAGGGTCATTTCCGCTGTTGCGGGGTCGTTGACGCGGTGGCAGATCCGCCCGGCCAGCTGAGCGCGCAGCGCGGTCACCCCGGGCCCGAGGTCGGAACCGACGCGTTGCCCGGCGACCACGAGATGCACACCGAGGGCCGCGCCGAGCTGCCCGAGGCGCAGGAGGTAGGTGGAGCACTGCTCCGCCTCCGCCTTGCCCTCCCTGGTGCCGTCGGTCAGGTAGAGCTCGGCGAGCTCGTCGACGATGACCACGACGGGCACCGGTCGCCGCGTGTGCGGCAGTTCCCAGGTGGAGCGGGCCCCAGCCTGGCGGCAGATGCGCATCCGGCCCTGGATCTCGACCACAAGCGCGCCGAGTACCGCCACCGCCTCCCGCCGGCTGGTGGTCAGCGCAGTCAGCCGATCGCCGAACAGGCCCAGTTCCATGCCGCCCTTGCAGTCGATGCCGACCAGCGCGACCGGCTGCGGGGCGAGCTGGCACACCAGCCGGGCAAGCAGAGTGGACTTGCCCGACTGGGTCGCCCCGGTGATCAGCCAATGGGGAATCTGCCGCAGGTCCACCACCCAAGCCCCGCCCGACTCCAGCACGCCGACCACCGCACACAGCAGCTCAACCGGAGCCGATGCGAGACCGGGCCGCTCCAGCGGATCCCGGGCGGTCGCCGTGATCAACACGATTCCCCGCTCCGGGGAGGTCACCCGCACCCCGTGCACACGCCAGGCGTGCATCAGAGCGTCGGCCGCTGCGATGAACGGGCCCGGGGTCTGCCCCGGATGAAGCCGCACCACCAGAGAGAGGCCGGTAGGGGTGGCGCGGGGGAAGGAGATGCGCGGGGCGATGGGGCGCACCGGCTCGCCCCGTACTTCCAGGTCGCCCACGATCCGGCGGGCGGGTTTGTGGGTGACGGTGAGGCCGTTGAACTGCGCGACCCTGCGCCAGGTGACCAGCACCCGCACCGCAGTGACCGGGTAGCCGGTCAGGTACCAGAACCACACCGGGTGCCGCTCCCGCAGCGCGGACCCGGCGACCAGTAACCAGGCGAGTGCGGCGAGAGTGAACGCGAGCAGGATCGGTCCCATCACGCGCCACCCGCCTTACCGGCAGGGGCAGTTCCAGGCCCGCCACCACCCGGTACGGGCGTGATCGCGGCGGCACGGAAGCTGATCCCATGTCGGTCGCCCATCGCCCAGGCAAATGCCTCGAGGCCCGTGACCCTGACCTCGGTGCCTTCCGTGACGCCCTTCGGCTCCCCGGTCACCGAAATCTCGATCACCGAGACCCGGCGCCCCTCTTGGCGGACCATGACGGCCACGGTGTAGATCGTGTTGCCGTCCCGGTCCTTCTTCACCTCCTTCGTCTCGAAGTTGCTGACCTTCGCTTCCGGCTCGACAGCGCACCGCAGTACGCCGAGCCGGGATGTGTCCACAGGTATGGACTGCATGGGTAGTTGGCCTCCTTGGCCATCCAGACGCCAGGAAATAGCCTGACGTCACTCGTACTGACGAGTGACAACGATGCATGGGTTGACGCGAGAAGGCAAGCACTTATGCTGACGAGTGACGTAACACGACGGGCGTCAGCCGCCCGCATCCCAGTGCGCGCCCATGAGCGGAGGCCACAGACATGGCAGGCATCGAGCGCCCCGGACCCCTGTACCAGCAGGTTGCCGCCGCGATCCGGCAAGGCATCGCCGACGGCGAAT
This portion of the Streptomyces sp. NBC_01750 genome encodes:
- a CDS encoding penicillin-binding transpeptidase domain-containing protein, whose protein sequence is MRSGAKVAVVGGVFLVVAGGVGYGGYNLYSGLTGGGGGGGADTKSASAPKKTGPPSTDEISETAKDFLAAWAGGKAPEAAQLTNNAAEAEPLIAGYRDQARVSAAVITPGTAVGATVPFTVKATVTYEGQSKPWSYASALTVVRGQTTGRPLVDWAPTVVHPKLTKGTSLKTGEASEPPIKAVDRGGRELTKEKYPSLGPVLDSLRKKYGEDAGGTAGVELVISSANASTPDQTLLTLTKGKEGKLTTTLDADVQAAAERAVKKYSQASVVAVKPSTGEIRAIANNPASGFNAAVQGAQAPGSTMKIVSATMLMDNGIVQGPGAKVECPPTVSWEGVTFENLKKFEIKNGTLKDSFRRSCNTAFIKAVKPLTEKNIAGTALGSTARKYFGIGLDWQTGIVTVDGNVPESAGAETAASYIGQGKVTMNALNMASITATAKSGVFHQPVIVPQSLDHRELATAQPLPGSIARALREMMSATAQYGTGQAAMAGVRGEKGAKTGSAEVDGQGKSNSWFTGYADDLAAAAVVQSGGHGGDAAGPVVASVLQAR
- a CDS encoding recombinase family protein, which translates into the protein MSRSKSKVSVTPGDDAAIYCRISHVKDDDQTGVDRQERICREVAERLQLRIAPEHVYVDNNRSAWQRNRKRPGWDEMLKMMSEGAIRHVIVYHPDRLMRQPKDLEELLSIAEDKRVLLHGEANRRDLSDPDDRFILRIEVAHACRSSDDTSRRLKDAFKEMAEAGTPHIGNRPYGYTRSGHAIIEEEAEIVREVYRRYLDGESPSAIAQDLHARKVPTSKGKRWQPENVRHLLSSNYVASIRVHQGEEIGPGTWPAIIDRGQWDEVQQYRKHRAARIDKERKRPDRYYLLRGVATCTCGMRMAGTNGGRYAYYRCTRAALNGEQRCGRSVSAGPLERFMRDVAVKGLTEIDVSGRPLVSTVRPEADVEAEEKDEKKLKELNQLWLDDDLSTSEYQSMRGVIVKRMKERQRRTVQRPVAVLEGIAGPDAEANWTELERRENYARMNAIYRFLFSAVIVHPPKTRGRGFDTDRVEVKPNPLP
- a CDS encoding replication initiator, whose translation is MLDRAARLRQLPEVDQDTIRLAQDPQFARWLEQITATGGCAHPIHLTGATTVRDTHSGEILHHYDTTTEPGERLLVRCRNRRATVCPPCSRLHAGDTFHLVRAGLVGGKTVPAHVREHPRLFVTLTAPGFGPVHHITTGTERCRPRRAGQCEHGQPVGCSARHTDTDPLVGQPLCPDCYDYPGHVLWHAHTGELWARFTRTVRRTLASAAGIAQTRFPDHARLSFAKVAEYQKRAAIHVHAVVRLDGPAGPHDPPPPWATADTLTTAVCSAARAVTVHSPYSPATGQHILRWGTQLDARPLRAFDDADGLSDDAVAAYVAKYVTKGAADTAAGTDYRLTSADDIETAVVSPHLRSLMRACWRLGGLPEFAPLRLREWAHTLGYRGHILTKSRAYSTTYTTLRAERAEHERTAAGADLPDEPEAVTDANWRYIASGHTPGAALIAAGVAEDLSRNREIAHEEISRWAVD
- a CDS encoding FtsK/SpoIIIE domain-containing protein yields the protein MGPILLAFTLAALAWLLVAGSALRERHPVWFWYLTGYPVTAVRVLVTWRRVAQFNGLTVTHKPARRIVGDLEVRGEPVRPIAPRISFPRATPTGLSLVVRLHPGQTPGPFIAAADALMHAWRVHGVRVTSPERGIVLITATARDPLERPGLASAPVELLCAVVGVLESGGAWVVDLRQIPHWLITGATQSGKSTLLARLVCQLAPQPVALVGIDCKGGMELGLFGDRLTALTTSRREAVAVLGALVVEIQGRMRICRQAGARSTWELPHTRRPVPVVVIVDELAELYLTDGTREGKAEAEQCSTYLLRLGQLGAALGVHLVVAGQRVGSDLGPGVTALRAQLAGRICHRVNDPATAEMTLGDLNKDAVAVAQSITSQEKGVAVCTGTEGGWDRARSHLTTTEEARKTATAYAGMTPELPGLDQALKASVGSEIHE
- a CDS encoding SCO3933 family regulatory protein is translated as MQSIPVDTSRLGVLRCAVEPEAKVSNFETKEVKKDRDGNTIYTVAVMVRQEGRRVSVIEISVTGEPKGVTEGTEVRVTGLEAFAWAMGDRHGISFRAAAITPVPGGGGPGTAPAGKAGGA